The proteins below come from a single Spiroplasma endosymbiont of Atherix ibis genomic window:
- a CDS encoding ABC transporter permease, which translates to MKEVYDLVFGIQVFFSNAEEPYFITSQASFTRDTKSGVDTINGDNYGASSLEIEGTKLLSQQKALINQLSVIILNIATIAIALLIIIMILTITLINDLYVNQYRKFMIVMKSLGYSNWKIIKYTFATVTILSLLLYILSVATNFTIIAISFNIISHKLGSIPFGLTWWTLIVAILLVFGAFFSSIAITTKKIRRESPSVLMK; encoded by the coding sequence TTGAAAGAAGTATACGACCTAGTATTTGGTATACAGGTATTTTTTTCAAATGCTGAAGAACCTTACTTTATAACTTCACAAGCTTCATTTACTAGAGATACAAAATCTGGAGTAGATACAATAAATGGAGATAATTATGGAGCAAGTAGTTTAGAAATAGAAGGTACAAAATTATTAAGTCAACAAAAAGCACTTATAAATCAATTATCTGTAATAATTTTAAACATTGCTACTATTGCAATTGCACTACTTATAATTATTATGATATTAACTATTACTTTAATTAATGATTTATATGTTAATCAATATAGAAAATTTATGATTGTTATGAAATCTTTAGGATATTCAAATTGAAAAATTATTAAATATACATTTGCAACTGTAACAATTCTTTCTCTTTTATTATATATTTTAAGTGTGGCTACTAATTTTACTATAATAGCAATTAGTTTTAATATTATAAGCCACAAGTTAGGTTCAATTCCTTTTGGATTAACTTGGTGAACACTAATTGTTGCTATTTTACTTGTATTTGGTGCATTTTTCTCTTCAATTGCAATTACAACAAAAAAAATAAGAAGAGAATCACCTTCAGTATTGATGAAATAA